In the genome of Desulfuromonas sp. DDH964, one region contains:
- a CDS encoding L-threonylcarbamoyladenylate synthase, with product MILEINPQDPQPRLIHRVVEILKQGGVIAYPTDTTYGIGCDIFNKKGVKQIYQIKQRDPRKPFSFICADLSDAARYCQVSNFAFKTMKRNLPGPFTFVLEATRLVPDLLTTRQKTVGIRIPDNPIALAIVRELGHPLVTTSANVSGEEPLHDPADIDSRLGRMLDTVIDGGVLLGEPSTVISLIDDRVEILRQGSGDTSWIHQL from the coding sequence ATGATACTCGAAATCAATCCCCAGGACCCCCAGCCCAGGCTGATTCACCGGGTGGTCGAAATACTCAAACAGGGCGGCGTAATCGCCTATCCGACCGACACCACCTACGGGATTGGTTGTGACATCTTCAATAAGAAGGGGGTCAAGCAGATTTACCAGATCAAGCAGCGCGACCCGCGCAAACCCTTCTCCTTTATCTGTGCCGACCTTTCCGATGCCGCCAGGTATTGCCAGGTAAGCAACTTCGCTTTCAAGACCATGAAACGCAACCTCCCCGGTCCATTTACGTTTGTGCTCGAGGCAACCCGGCTTGTTCCCGACCTGCTGACCACCCGGCAGAAGACGGTCGGGATCCGTATCCCGGATAATCCGATCGCCCTGGCCATCGTGCGCGAACTCGGTCATCCCCTGGTGACCACCAGCGCCAATGTCTCCGGCGAAGAACCGTTGCATGATCCCGCCGATATTGACAGTCGCCTCGGGCGAATGCTCGATACCGTCATCGATGGCGGCGTCCTGCTCGGGGAGCCGTCGACGGTCATCAGCCTGATTGACGACCGGGTCGAAATCCTGCGGCAGGGGAGCGGCGACACCTCCTGGATCCATCAGCTATGA
- a CDS encoding PDZ domain-containing protein, with translation MLRFLVAALVVPGVLLVASGVWGEEMAGVGLQVVGLASGNLVVIQVVAGSSAEQAGIRPGDLLVAVGGKKLAGTNLATLSRETLWGPPGAALSIDYQRPGVAGEFEVMLTRATLSEVPAPPAGVRMLHPQQLQEKEGRP, from the coding sequence GTGTTGCGATTTCTTGTCGCAGCACTGGTCGTGCCGGGGGTGTTGCTGGTTGCCAGCGGCGTCTGGGGTGAGGAAATGGCTGGCGTCGGTTTGCAGGTGGTCGGTCTGGCGAGTGGCAACCTGGTGGTGATTCAGGTCGTTGCCGGGTCATCGGCAGAACAGGCGGGCATCCGGCCCGGGGATCTGCTGGTGGCAGTCGGTGGGAAGAAACTGGCGGGGACCAACTTGGCGACCCTCAGCCGGGAAACCCTGTGGGGTCCGCCGGGCGCTGCGCTCTCGATTGACTACCAGCGCCCCGGGGTTGCCGGGGAGTTCGAAGTGATGTTGACCCGGGCAACGCTCAGCGAGGTCCCGGCACCACCGGCGGGGGTAAGAATGCTGCATCCGCAGCAACTTCAGGAGAAGGAAGGCAGACCGTGA
- the secG gene encoding preprotein translocase subunit SecG codes for MTYLLIALHVVVCIALIIIVLLQAGKGAEIGASFGAGASQTVFGASGGKNFMSRMTSAAAIIFMLTSLTLAYFWGKPGSSSLMPEAVAPAASSAPAPTAPAPAATPGKAPEEAPAAAQKN; via the coding sequence ATGACCTACCTGTTAATAGCGCTGCATGTCGTCGTCTGCATTGCCCTGATCATCATCGTCCTGCTGCAGGCCGGAAAGGGCGCTGAAATTGGCGCCTCCTTTGGCGCCGGGGCCAGCCAAACCGTGTTCGGCGCTTCCGGCGGCAAGAACTTCATGAGCCGGATGACCTCCGCCGCGGCGATCATCTTTATGCTCACCAGCCTCACTCTGGCCTATTTCTGGGGCAAGCCCGGCAGCTCCAGCCTGATGCCCGAAGCGGTCGCTCCCGCCGCTTCCAGTGCTCCGGCACCGACTGCTCCGGCCCCCGCCGCTACCCCCGGGAAGGCGCCGGAGGAAGCACCCGCGGCCGCGCAAAAAAATTGA
- the tpiA gene encoding triose-phosphate isomerase → MRTPLIAGNWKLHKNRAEALALVEALIPVVANCQEREIVIAPPFTALAPVGDALAGSNIQLAAQNCYPMASGAYTGEVSPQLLADVGCRYVIVGHSERRQLFAETDAFINQKLQAVLAAGLSVILCVGETLAEREEERMLDILTRQVKEGLKGVTAEQMAGVVIAYEPVWAIGTGKVASNDQAQEAHSFIRGLLQGLSDPETALATRILYGGSVKPDNVDGLMAEADIDGALVGGASLKAADFARIVAFQPV, encoded by the coding sequence ATGCGCACTCCGCTGATCGCCGGAAACTGGAAACTCCACAAGAACCGGGCCGAAGCCCTGGCCCTGGTTGAAGCGCTCATTCCGGTGGTGGCCAATTGCCAGGAGCGCGAAATCGTCATAGCTCCCCCCTTCACGGCACTGGCGCCTGTCGGCGACGCCCTGGCGGGAAGCAACATCCAGCTTGCCGCGCAGAACTGTTACCCGATGGCGAGCGGTGCTTACACCGGGGAAGTTTCACCGCAACTCCTGGCCGATGTCGGCTGCCGCTATGTCATTGTCGGCCACTCGGAACGCCGGCAGCTCTTTGCCGAGACCGACGCCTTCATCAACCAGAAACTGCAGGCGGTTCTCGCAGCCGGTCTCAGCGTCATTCTCTGTGTCGGCGAAACCCTGGCCGAGCGGGAGGAGGAGCGCATGCTCGATATCCTCACCCGGCAGGTCAAGGAGGGACTAAAAGGAGTAACGGCTGAGCAGATGGCCGGGGTCGTGATTGCCTATGAACCGGTCTGGGCAATCGGCACCGGCAAGGTCGCCAGCAACGATCAGGCGCAGGAAGCCCATTCCTTTATCCGCGGTTTGCTGCAGGGGTTATCCGACCCGGAGACCGCACTTGCCACCCGCATCCTCTACGGCGGCAGCGTCAAGCCGGACAATGTCGACGGCCTTATGGCCGAAGCGGATATCGACGGCGCCCTGGTCGGCGGCGCCAGCCTCAAAGCGGCCGACTTTGCCCGGATCGTCGCCTTTCAGCCGGTCTGA